One region of Vitis vinifera cultivar Pinot Noir 40024 chromosome 1, ASM3070453v1 genomic DNA includes:
- the LOC100249199 gene encoding proteasome subunit beta type-7-A, with protein MSKAVVDVPPKGGFSFDLCRRNEMLSKKGVQTPPFRKTGTTIVGLVFQDGVILGADTRATEGPIVCDKNCEKIHYMAPNIYCCGAGTAADTEAVTDMVSSQLQLHRYHTGRESRVVTALTLLKSHLFSYQGYVQAALVLGGVDCTGPHLHTIYPHGSTDTLPFATMGSGSLAAMAVFESKYHEGLTREEGINLVSEAICSGIFNDLGSGSNVDVCVITKGHKEYLRNHQLPNPRTYVSAKGYSFPKPIEVLLTKVTPLKEKVEVIEGGDAMEE; from the exons ATGTCTAAGGCAGTTGTAGATGTTCCTCCCAAGGGTGGGTTTAGCTTTGACCTATGTAGAAGGAATGAAATGTTGTCGAAAAAAGGTGTTCAGACTCCACCTTTTCGGAAGACAGGAACCACTATTGTTGGGCTAGTTTTCCAG GATGGTGTCATTCTTGGAGCAGATACAAGGGCCACTGAAGGACCCATAGTTTGTGATAAGAATTGTGAAAAAATTCATTATATGGCACCTAACATTTATTGCTGTGGAGCAGGAACTGCAGCTGATACAGAGGCAGTAACAG ACATGGTTAGTTCCCAGCTGCAGTTACATCGTTATCATACTGGTCGAGAATCAAGGGTTGTGACAGCTCTTACCCTTCTGAAGTCTCATCTTTTTAG TTATCAAGGCTATGTTCAAGCTGCTTTGGTGCTTGGTGGAGTTGATTGCACTGGACCACATTTGCACACT ATCTACCCCCATGGATCTACAGACACACTGCCCTTTGCCACAATGGGCTCTGGTTCTCTTGCTGCAATGGCCGTATTTGAGTCAAAGTATCATGAAGGGTTGACT AGGGAAGAGGGAATAAATTTAGTAAGCGAGGCTATTTGCTCTGGCATATTCAATGACTTGGGGAGTGGAAGCAATGTAGATGTTTGTGTAATAACCAAG GGCCATAAGGAGTACCTTAGAAACCACCAGCTGCCGAATCCTCGCACCTACGTGAGTGCAAAAGGATATTCATTTCCCAAGCCAATTG
- the LOC100250807 gene encoding cytochrome P450 86B1: protein MVGRIVISAVDWVVHHIWFSDIAVALSSIFIFSSILHRLTNKGPMLWPVMGIIPTVFFHMNDIYNWGTRVLIRAGGTFYYRGMWMGGSYGIMTIDPANIEYMLKTRFKNFPKGNYYRERFNDLLGGGIFNADDESWKEQRRLATFEMHSGPFVAHSFQTIQGLVHQKLLKLIEKLAKSGDCIDLQEVLLRFTFDNICTAAFGVDPGCLALDLPEVPFAKAFEEATESTLFRFIVPPFVWKPMRFFRVGTEKRLKEAVRIVHDFAEKTVTERRIELSKAGSSTNRCDLLSRIVAIGYSEQGKNNNFSDKFLKDFCISFILAGRDTSSVALAWFFWLIHKNPDVESRILSEIKEVLGPYDSNKEDLSQRAFTVEELKKMVYLQAALTESLRLYPSVPIDFKEVMEDDVFPDGTPIKRGARVLYSIFSMARIESIWGKDCMEFKPERWIKDGELVSENQFKYPVFNAGPRLCIGKKFAYMQMKMVAASILMRYSVKVVEGHNVIPKMTTTLYMKNGLLVTFKPRLSLVS from the coding sequence ATGGTTGGAAGGATTGTTATCTCTGCAGTAGACTGGGTGGTTCATCATATATGGTTTTCTGACATAGCTGTGGCTTTGTCGAGCATATTCATCTTCAGTTCTATACTTCATAGACTCACCAACAAAGGTCCCATGTTATGGCCGGTGATGGGAATCATACCAACAGTATTCTTCCACATGAACGACATCTACAATTGGGGAACCAGAGTTCTGATCCGAGCTGGGGGGACATTCTACTATAGGGGAATGTGGATGGGTGGTAGTTACGGGATTATGACTATTGATCCTGCCAACATTGAGTACATGCTCAAGACAAGGTTCAAGAACTTCCCCAAAGGCAATTACTATAGAGAGAGGTTCAATGATTTGCTCGGGGGTGGCATTTTCAATGCAGATGATGAATCATGGAAGGAGCAAAGGCGACTTGCGACTTTTGAGATGCATTCGGGTCCGTTCGTGGCGCACTCGTTTCAGACCATACAAGGTTTGGTGCACCAGAAGCTGTTGAAACTGATAGAGAAGCTGGCAAAGTCAGGAGATTGTATTGATCTGCAAGAAGTGCTTCTTCGTTTTACATTTGATAATATTTGCACTGCAGCTTTTGGTGTTGATCCAGGGTGCTTGGCTCTAGATTTACCCGAAGTTCCTTTTGCCAAAGCTTTCGAGGAAGCCACGGAATCAACACTGTTCAGGTTCATTGTGCCTCCTTTTGTGTGGAAGCCCATGAGGTTCTTTAGAGTAGGAACTGAGAAGCGGCTCAAGGAAGCAGTGCGAATTGTACATGATTTTGCTGAGAAGACGGTGACAGAACGGAGGATTGAATTGAGTAAGGCCGGCAGTTCGACTAACCGATGTGATCTCTTGTCCAGGATTGTGGCCATTGGGTACTCGGAACAAGGCAAAAACAACAACTTCTCTGACAAGTTTCTCAAGGATTTTTGCATTAGCTTCATCTTAGCTGGGCGAGACACGAGCTCTGTTGCACTGGCGTGGTTCTTCTGGTTAATACACAAAAACCCAGATGTGGAAAGCAGAATTCTCAGCGAAATCAAAGAAGTCTTGGGTCCGTACGACTCCAACAAGGAAGACCTAAGTCAGAGAGCTTTTACAGTGGAAGAACTAAAGAAGATGGTGTATCTGCAAGCGGCCTTAACAGAGTCCCTGCGGCTCTACCCATCTGTGCCAATCGACTTCAAAGAGGTTATGGAAGATGACGTGTTCCCAGACGGCACACCCATCAAACGTGGGGCCAGGGTCCTCTACTCCATCTTCTCCATGGCTCGAATCGAGTCCATATGGGGGAAAGACTGCATGGAGTTCAAGCCAGAGAGGTGGATCAAAGACGGGGAGCTTGTGAGTGAGAATCAGTTTAAGTATCCAGTGTTTAATGCTGGACCCAGGCTTTGCATAGGGAAAAAGTTTGCCTACATGCAGATGAAAATGGTGGCTGCTTCGATCCTGATGAGGTACTCGGTTAAGGTTGTTGAAGGTCATAACGTTATTCCCAAAATGACAACCACACTCTACATGAAGAATGGCTTATTGGTGACTTTCAAGCCTAGGTTGAGCCTGGTGAGCTAA
- the LOC100255955 gene encoding protein SIEVE ELEMENT OCCLUSION C yields MVMSIHVPSQPHVFFCVLLTITSAMNLPETDNVLPHSSSPLEQDILIKNILLTHDPNGCFLDSELLLCAMENIMCHTTSEIRVPGLYFDAMARKIVRDIEVVGSQEPLGLIIHKISREILCKCSVEGDSHTRTMVLFDMLRNYRWDAKVVLVLAAFATCYGQLWLLMQPCPVNPLAISIAMLKQLPSNFSALRPRFKALNLLAKAMADVAKCIIKFESLPIKDVKLDKETMTVTKSQIYLSAYWVIKSTLTCSSQIRDLTAMKLEQVHVLSLQSAHRYADLCCFFHFRFQIIHRSNLACHKPLMFSEFHFRHSSSITVAAWELLSLVYKLGRICSQLRWQVDVCHQQIETKLHQKLLDLSEETQVDNQEVLHMLFALRDDTPLIDCSSQKKLGVSELKNKVVICIVSKPEPLPIEELLFLVQQTYDHPHHNKLERSYEIVWVPIPSSDTWTEAEERSFDFLCYSLPWYSVRQPWLLCSEVVTFIKQKWNFKDEPIMVVLDSQGEVTNSNAIDMALIWGDRAYPFSASVEKKLWEEEKWNLQFMIDEIDSLLTKLVHEGRNLCIYGSQNLDWIREFNSKMKEITNAGLQLEMAYVGKRNPSEHERNILATIDLEKLSGSLSFTKIHLFWRRLESMRRSVLRLGKTANTDHILGEVAALLDMDDENGQGWAVMGSGSSMEIVRLHGARLMDCLNLFSVWGKNVGKLGLVGAVKSAVEPPALPGHRCQSRVRPFAEGLIDETEVCNECKRPMEKFVLYKCDTRE; encoded by the exons ATGGTAATGAGTATCCATGTACCTTCTCAACCACATgtgtttttttgtgttttgcTCACCATCACTTCCGCCATGAACTTGCCTGAAACTGATAACGTCTTGCCACACTCATCATCGCCTTTGGAACAAGATATTCTGATAAAGAATATCCTTCTTACCCATGACCCTAATGGCTGTTTTCTTGATTCAGAGCTATTGCTTTGTGCTATGGAGAATATCATGTGTCATACTACATCAGAAATAAGA GTTCCTGGTCTATATTTTGATGCAATGGCAAGGAAAATTGTACGCGACATTGAAGTAGTTGGATCACAAGAGCCGCTGGGATTGATCATCCATAAAATCTCACGTGAG ATACTCTGCAAATGCTCTGTGGAAGGGGATTCACATACAAGAACAATGGTCCTGTTCGATATGCTGAGGAATTATAGATGGGATGCAAAAGTGGTTCTAGTACTAGCAGCCTTTGCAACATGCTATGGTCAATTATGGCTGTTAATGCAGCCATGCCCTGTCAATCCCCTGGCAATATCAATTGCAATGCTTAAGCAGCTGCCTAGCAACTTCAGTGCATTGAGGCCGCGATTCAAGGCCTTGAACTTGCTGGCTAAGGCAATGGCTGATGTGGCCAAGTGTATAATCAAGTTTGAAAGCCTTCCAATCAAAGATGTAAAGCTGGATAAGGAGACAATGACTGTTACCAAGTCACAGATTTATTTATCTGCTTACTGGGTCATTAAAAGCACCTTGACATGCTCCTCTCAAATCAGAGACTTGACAGCCATGAAACTTGAGCAAGTGCATGTTCTTTCCCTTCAATCAGCCCACAGATATGCTGATCTCTGTTGTTTCT TTCATTTTAGATTTCAGATCATCCATAGATCAAACTTAGCATGCCATAAGCCTTTAATGTTCTCTGAATTCCATTTCAGGCATTCAAGTTCTATAACCGTTGCAGCATGGGAGCTCTTAAGCTTGGTGTATAAGTTGGGCAGAATATGCAGTCAGCTCAGATGGCAGGTGGATGTGTGTCATCAACAGATAG AGACAAAGTTGCATCAAAAGCTCTTGGATCTCTCTGAGGAGACCCAGGTCGACAATCAAGAGGTGCTTCACATGTTGTTTGCTTTAAGGGATGACACACCACTGATAGATTGCTCCTCTCAAAAGAAG CTTGGGGTCTCTGAACTGAAAAACAAGGTAGTCATATGCATTGTCTCAAAGCCAGAACCCCTCCCTATTGAGGAATTACTCTTCCTGGTTCAGCAGACATATGATCATCCCCACCACAATAAGTTAGAGAGAAGCTATGAAATTGTGTGGGTTCCCATTCCATCTTCTGATACATGGACTGAGGCAGAAGAGAGAAGCTTTGACTTTTTATGTTACTCTTTGCCATGGTACTCAGTTCGGCAACCATGGCTGCTTTGCTCTGAAGTGGTGACTTTTATAAAGCAAAAATGGAACTTCAAAGATGAGCCCATAATGGTAGTTTTGGATTCACAAGGGGAAGTTACAAACTCAAATGCAATAGATATGGCACTGATTTGGGGTGACAGGGCATATCCCTTTTCAGCTTCGGTAGAAAAGAAGCTTTGGGAAGAGGAGAAATGGAACCTGCAATTTATGATTGATGAAATCGATTCCCTACTGACCAAGTTG GTACATGAAGGCAGAAATCTATGCATTTATGGAAGCCAAAACCTGGACTGGATCAGGGAATTCAACTCTAAGATGAAAGAGATAACAAATGCAGGCTTGCAGCTGGAGATGGCCTATGTTGGGAAGAGAAATCCAAGTGAGCATGAAAGGAACATACTAGCCACCATTGATTTGGAAAAGCTGAGTGGTTCCCTCTCCTTCACAAAGATACATCTCTTCTGGCGTCGGTTGGAGAGTATGAGAAGATCAGTACTCCGACTTGGAAAGACGGCAAACACCGATCATATTCTAGGAGAGGTGGCAGCATTGCTAGACATGGATGATGAGAATGGCCAGGGTTGGGCAGTGATGGGGTCAGGGTCTTCAATGGAGATTGTAAGGCTTCATGGGGCAAGGCTCATGGACTGCTTAAACCTTTTCTCAGTATGGGGTAAAAATGTGGGAAAGCTGGGACTAGTAGGTGCAGTCAAGTCTGCCGTTGAGCCTCCTGCTCTTCCAGGGCATCGCTGTCAGTCCAGAGTCAGGCCATTTGCTGAAGGCTTAATAGACGAAACGGAAGTTTGTAATGAGTGTAAGCGCCCCATGGAGAAGTTTGTGCTTTACAAATGCGATACAAGAGAGTAG